CTCCGTAAGACGGCCTATGCCAAAGGCGCGATCTCCGCACTCCGCGGCTACGAGCTTCCGTTTGCAGGCCACACCTTCAATGAGTTTGTCGTGCGGGTGAAAAGGCGGGCCCCGGCTCAGGTGAATCGCGCGCTGTTCGCCAAAGGCATCATCGGCGGTGTGGAGCTGGGTCGATTTTACCCGGAGCTGTCAGATTGCCTGCTTCTCTGCGTGACGGAGCAAAACAGCCGCGAGGAGATCGACGCGCTCTGCAAGGCGATGGGAGGTGGGCGATGACGGAAGAGGTGCAACGTTCGACGTTCAACGCTCAACGTTCAGGCGACGTGGGGGAGGGGGTGGGTGTCCAGGGGCTCATGATGCACGAGCCGCTCCTGTTTGATCAAGGATCACGGGGGCGGGTGGGCTGTACACTTCCTGAGTGCGACGTTCCGGAGCTGAAACCGGAGCGGCTGCTGCCTAAGAAGCTTCTCCGGCACGACATCCCCGGTTTCCCTGAACTCTCCGAGGTTGAGGTGGTCCGGCATTTTACGCGGCTATCGCAATGGAATTATGGAGTCGATACGGGCTTTTACCCCTTGGGCTCCTGCACGATGAAATATAACCCGAAAATCAATGAGGAGGTGTGGCGGCTGCCCGGTTTCTCCCATGCGCACCCATACCAGCCGGAGAGCCTGGCCCAGGGCGCGCTGGAGCTGATGTATGAACTGGAGCAGTTCCTGGCCGAGGTGAGCGGGATGGACCGGGTGTCACTGCAGCCGGCTGCGGGCGCCCAAGGCGAGATGCTGGGGATGATGCTGATCCGGGCGTATCTGGAATCGAAGGGAAATCCGCGGAAGCGGGTTCTGGTTCCGGACTCCTCCCATGGCACCAATCCGGCAAGTTCCGCCATCTGTGGCTACGAGGTACTGCAGATCAAGTCCGGTCCGAACGGCCGGTTGGATCCCAAGGCCGTGGCCGACGCCATGAACGAGGACGTAGCCGCCATCATGATCACGAATCCCAATACCCTTGGGCTCTTCGAGGACCAGATTGCTGAGGTCGCCAAGATCGTTCACGCCAAGGGCGGGCAGGTCTACTGCGATGGCGCCAACCTGAATGCCATCATCGGAATTTCGAGACCGGGTGACATGGGGGTCGATGCCCTACACTTCAACCTGCACAAGACATTTGCCGTCCCACACGGGGGCGGCGGTCCGGGCGCGGGGCCGGTGGGGCTCAAGGCACATCTTGCGCCCTTCATGCCGATCCCGGTAGTCGAGAAGAAGGGGAAGCGTTTTGTCCTGAATGACGACCTGCCGTTGAGTGTCGGCAGGGTGCGTACCTTCTACGGGAACTTCGCGGCCCTGGTCCGGGCCTACGCCTATATCCGTTCGCTGGGTCCATCGGGACTGCGTCGCGTGGCCGAGGTGGCCGTCATCAATGCCAATTACATCATGAGTCAGCTCAAGGACTACTACCATCTGCCGTACGACAAGCACTGCAAGCACGAGTGCGTCTTCTCCGACGCGCGTCAACTTCCCTATGGGGTGCAGACACTTGATATCGCCAAGCGACTGATGGATTACGGCTTTCATCCCCCAACCATCTATTTCCCCTTGATCGTCAAGGGGGCCATGATGATCGAGCCGACCGAGACCGAGAGTAAGGAGACGCTGGATCAGTTCATTGCCGCCATGAAACAGATCGCCGAGGAGGCCGAGCGCGACCCGGAGCTAGTTCGGTCCGCCCCGCACAAGACCAAGGTCTCGCGGCTGGACGAAGCGAAGGCCGCCCGCCAGCCGAATCTGCGATGGAAGGGGAAAGAATCTGCAACGGAGTAGGGGCGCCGCTTGGTGCGCCCTACTTGAGGTGCGAGGCGCATAGTTCATGGGGAGGACGGCAGGTGGCTCCGCTTAATCTCGCCGTACGTCCCTGTACGGTTCGAATCGGCGATGGCAGGCTGCGCTGTCCGTGCTTCGCCTTCCATTGACGACGCGTCGCCACCCGCCGTCCACCCCGCCACCCGTTCATGGACATGTTAGACGTACGTAAGAGGTGCCCAGTATGGGGTAAAGGGATGAGGCAGATTTTCTCACCCTTTTACCCTAGACCCTATACCGTAAACCCTATACCTTGCTTTCGAGCATGAGGATCTGCCGCGTCTCCTTTGCGCCGATCACGCAGATCTTTGAGCAGATCCCGCAGCGCGATCATCATCTGCTGTCCAGACTCAAACGGTGTGGCCACGATGTACATGATCTGAGGATCGCGCCGGTTTGGCGTCCCAT
The sequence above is drawn from the Candidatus Methylomirabilis tolerans genome and encodes:
- the gcvPB gene encoding aminomethyl-transferring glycine dehydrogenase subunit GcvPB, with product MMHEPLLFDQGSRGRVGCTLPECDVPELKPERLLPKKLLRHDIPGFPELSEVEVVRHFTRLSQWNYGVDTGFYPLGSCTMKYNPKINEEVWRLPGFSHAHPYQPESLAQGALELMYELEQFLAEVSGMDRVSLQPAAGAQGEMLGMMLIRAYLESKGNPRKRVLVPDSSHGTNPASSAICGYEVLQIKSGPNGRLDPKAVADAMNEDVAAIMITNPNTLGLFEDQIAEVAKIVHAKGGQVYCDGANLNAIIGISRPGDMGVDALHFNLHKTFAVPHGGGGPGAGPVGLKAHLAPFMPIPVVEKKGKRFVLNDDLPLSVGRVRTFYGNFAALVRAYAYIRSLGPSGLRRVAEVAVINANYIMSQLKDYYHLPYDKHCKHECVFSDARQLPYGVQTLDIAKRLMDYGFHPPTIYFPLIVKGAMMIEPTETESKETLDQFIAAMKQIAEEAERDPELVRSAPHKTKVSRLDEAKAARQPNLRWKGKESATE